From the genome of Papaver somniferum cultivar HN1 chromosome 2, ASM357369v1, whole genome shotgun sequence, one region includes:
- the LOC113351775 gene encoding uncharacterized protein LOC113351775: MWLEHPTFMKVVENSWVEKIHGDAPYIFMTKLKYLKHILKDWNWKVFGDVKLKIQEAEDNIKAKMIHSYAHPHNEQVLEDLVAAQNEYNSREVQYNTILKQKSRIKWVKRVQLIQISSISISKLGKQEILFWSWKMIMTTSNQKKIVDTLVDFFEKRYQYQEVEVNDSILESIPKIITENDQFMLEVILEADEIKAAVFEMDGDSAPGPDSFSGAKQPNQFRPIGLSNFSFKVFTKIISMRIASLMKKLVSLQQVAYIKGRSIHEQVLLASELVNEMKKKRRGGNIILKLDITQSYDSVSWVFLFKVLQQYGFSLAWCDWLKELLSSAKISVMVNGGPNGFFSMHRGLKQGDPLSPILFFLMEEVLSKGLQNMVDNNK; the protein is encoded by the exons ATGTGGCTAGAACATCCTACttttatgaaagtggtggaaaaCAGTTGGGTAGAGAAAATTCATGGTGATGCtccttatattttcatgacaaagTTAAAATATCTCAAGCATATTCTTAAAGACTGGAATTGGAAAGTTTTTGGTGATGTGAAGttaaaaatccaagaagcagaagACAATATTAAAGCAAAAATGATACATTCTTATGCTCATCCTCATAATGAACAAGTTTTGGAAGACTTAGTTGCAGCTCAAAATGAATATAATTCAAGGGAAGTACAATATAATACAATACTCAAGCAAAAATCCAGAATTAAATGGGTAAAGAGGGTTCAGCTAATACAAATTTCttccatatcaatatcaaaattaGGCAAACAAGAAATTCTATTTTGGAGTTGGAAGATGATAATGACAACTTCAAATCAAAAGAAGATAGTTGATACTCTAGTTGACTTCTTTGAAAAAAGATATCAATATCAGGAAGTTGAAGTTAATGATTCTATTCTTGAGTCAATTCCAAAAATAATAACTGAAAATGATCAATTTATGCTAGAAGTCATTCTAGAAGCAGATGAGATTAAAGCTGCAGTATTTGAAATGGATGGTGATAGTGCTCCTGGTCCTGATAGTTTTTCAG GTGCTAAACAGCCTAATCagtttagaccaattggtttGAGTAACTTTAGTTTTAAAGTTTTCACCAAAATTATATCCATGAGAATAGCCAGCCTGATGAAAAAATTAGTATCTCTACAACAAGTGGCATATATCAAGGGAAGAAGCATTCATGAGCAGGTACTCTTAGCATCTGAATTAgtgaatgaaatgaaaaagaaaaggagGGGAGGAAATATCATCCTAAAACTTGATATCACTCAATCTTATGATTCAGTAAGCTGGGTTTTCTTATTCAAAGTGCTTCAACAATATGGATTTTCTTTAGCTTGGTGTGACTGGTTAAAAGAACTGTTATCTTCTGCAAAAATCTCTGTTATGGTTAATGGAGGACCAAATGGCTTTTTCTCAATGCACAGGGGTTTGAAGCAGGGTGACCCATTGTCtcccattcttttttttttgatggaggaAGTTTTGAGTAAAGGATTACAGAATATGGTGGATAATAATAAATGA